The genomic window gatcgtaaaatataattaaaagactGATCTTTTAATGTTGGTTTGtggttattttgaatttaaaattaaaatgttgacaTTGTGTTTCCGTTAATGTCCGATGATGAAGAGAGGATTATTCAGTAagaattaatgtttaatgtatCCTGTTAATTTAGTAGCATTTAATTCTACTATTTctgtcgtatttttattattattttcaaataaattagttGTAAGTCTTATCGTGTTAGTTTATGTTTCTTTTCGCTTCTAAGATCTAATGTTTTACTTGCTTTGATGAATTAAATGTTATGTTGACTCTATAGCGTTGTATACCTGTAGAAAAGCTCTTTATTGACActgtaataaaactttgttttgttatttttggtctgtaatatagtaaattaaataaatgttcataatataaggACTGTGATAATTTAAGgaataaatttatgataaaaatttcCATCCATATTACTGGGTAATTGGGTACAGTAAGGACTAAAGTCATGTAAATCGCGTCGTAATACGATAATGCATATGACTTGAAATTGTTTTCAGACGAGTGTACCAATTCCCTGAAATCTTTTAATACAAATCAAAATACCTAAggcgaaaaaaatataaaaaattacttaaattactaCAAACAACACTAGGTGGTTGTGTATAAGTCGGTATCTCATCAGCTCAATTTAACACCACCCTGTATATCTCTATGTTGCTTAAGAAAAGGGATTCAACTAAATGTATAACAAGATTGTTggatattatgaatataatggTCGTTCATAAAACTGTTTCACTAAACAGTGATCGAAGAATGTAAAGTCATCGGTGAATGAAATACGAGTTTGGCAAACTGGCCTAACTGAGTttcgatttatattaaaaatttaataattgaataggttttataattattttagaatctTGATCCGGTTCATTAGcttttttcatgttatatttatacataatatatacttacctaatatATTAAACCTTCTAATAGAGaaaataacagtaaaaatatattaatatagttcaGACGATTTCGGAGAGTTTGACGTAGTTCGACTGCACtgtttttaccaataaaatttatataatgtgtagtcacttttaCGAGATAAGTATTTAAGTAGCTctctttttttcaaaatatagttgttcatattatatttatatgtactgACTTGtccatatttttcaatataaaggTCTGAAATTGCTGTTTGAGTAGATAAGAATGAATGTTtagtcaataaaatttaatgattatttttgtgtttgtataGTTAATTTCTACTGTACTAGATTTTCCTATCTATAATCCATCTCACATTGAcccaattattttgtttatttttgtttagattttggatttattttagGAACAAGTGTAATAAATGCCTGATTGATTCTACAGTATTTCGCTCCGCTCTACCTACCTTTGCTGCAGCAGGGATTTCTTTCAAAAGCACAAATATACGAtcgtacttaattattttatgtatttataatatcttcaaCTTATAAAACCCTTATTTATCAGCCGGGGGTTaaaaatacagatttaatttttcCGAAAGGGAGCCCGGCACACATGTTCCTACTAATATGCATGGTgtgtttaaataacaattagattttacataaattatgaaagggaagccggcaaggcTCGGATTATATGGAGCCATCGCCGCTGACCTTCACGCAGACGACACTGTGGACACAGCTAGTATGTCGATTAGCCTCGGTAGCCGTTCGTTTAATTCGGCAACTTTTATTAATCCCGCCAGCTGCCCCTCTAGAAAACCCAAAGCTACAATGTATCAAAAGGAATGACAATATTGTATGAAAAGAGTTAACATATTCTtaccatattatatataaaatcttcttatacatattacaatacTTATGATAACTTTAAATTTTGAAGGAAGAAAAAATTTATTGACAACGTCTTAAAAATGGGCGACCTGCTATGACTAAAAtcctattcatattttaattttacaatgttttatataatcgGACATCAAAATTcttgtgataaaattaatattaatgaaatatgaaacaaaagaCATGTTTTATTGCAAGACAGTTGTTGAGACAAGGCATTAAAACGACCATAACATACGATCCAACAAAGAGATTTCGTAAGTAGtgtaatattaagaatttaagcACGCTCTCTCATATCACGCTCTAACCATGAACGCAGCGTTTGTGAGGAAACACGAATGACAttggaataataatttctaattggTGTGGCATTTGGCCTGGCATAATAACGGTAGTTTGGAGTTTGGACTTTTACCGTATTTGCAGCCAATCCTAATTGCACAGAAAACCATAGTTTGAGTTAATGGCACAATATATTGGGCTGTTCAtaggataaatatatttttcacgattattttaatttgagtaCCTAtcccataatataataatatgggaTCCCATAATATCCCATAAGACATTCACATAGTATGTTCAAATAAGGACCTAGCTATTTAAGACGGTCAATCTGTTTGCAGAGATTTATTTCGAAAGACAAAATAGTGGCCTGTCTCAACAGCTTCCTGTTTCTGCAACACTTCTGCAGTCCGATAAACAAGCAACAGTCGTTCTTCTCGGCACTGTGCACTTTAGTAAACAATCGGTGGAGGATGTGACTAAGGTAAAATGATTGTCGTAAATGATTGGCAggaaaagaaatacaaaaacactaggatgaattttgaaaatctgGGTTTCTCAGTATCTTTAGACTGAGAAAATCAGATTTCAAATAGTGTGGCGTATCAAGGCACAGGACGTATAGCTCGTCCACATTACTATTAATATCGGCGTGCAAAACGTCCTGTGCCTTGACTCGCAACACGTCGCAGTTATATACAACTCTATGGATGAGATAGacgataaaataacaaaaaacaacagGTTTCATACAGAAACTGGGGAAGAAGAAAGTAACTCGTAAGAATATGCCTGCAGGAAAGAAACTAAATATCTTAGCCTGCCAGAATCAAAATTTGAGACATGAAAAATATACTAGCGATGCAAAAAAACTTATTCTAAACAAGGCTATTTGCGCAAATCGgtcttaatattttactttaattttagatAGTAAAGGTGCTCAACCCAAATGCGATATTAGTAGAACTATGTCGACAAAGAGTGTCACTTTTGGAATTAGATGACAAGAAGTTTTTGGAAGATGCTAAAAATTTCGACTCAAGAAAGTTAAAGTTAGTTCTGTCTGAATTTATATCTACATTTTCTCATGTCACGCTTTAATTTCAAATTCCTGCTGCTGTCTTGCAGAGAGCAGTGAAAGGTCAAAAGCTTCGTGTCTGGCATGTTACATGctatgttattaaaaacatatgcTGATATTGCCAAAGAACTTGGAGTAGCGCCGGGAGGAGAGTTTCGAAGAGCGTACCATGAGGTAAGGTAACTAGAGTAACTGTTTTGTAGGTGTGAACCATACCGCAATATGCGTAAATATAAGTTAGTAACAAATTTTGGAAATAGTTTCTTACCTATATATGACATTTTATTACGATGTATAAAAAcgcaatcaaaatttaaattacctcAAGGGAGAGCGGGTGCTACACTATTGATTTGaatgcatgattttttttacttgccattaattttataagagcAACTGAATTAAGAGTAAACAAATTAGTGGATAGATTAGTGgtccaaatatcattttgctataaaaagcTCCGATAAAATtcttatgatttaattattacgcTTTATAAAGTGCCTATAACTTCTATAGGTCTGCCTATATAAATAGAGGTAGATAAATATTCGTTTATTATATCTATCATTCGCGTAGACATGAATCATTCCatatttcgcactcttaataaaataatgacctatttcaaaattgataatttgtggcagttgtcggaaaactatattttgtttgtaacctattttgaagttgctataaacttgagcttattaaagataggtaaataatgaaacctatagcatgaaataaatgcgaaaaaactaaaaggtcgcatacagaaattggttgtttgacgattcccacaaattggcaattttggaatgggtcattatttaaTAAGAGTGCGATTtgtgattaataattatgaaaaattatatttcagatGAAAAGATTCCAGGTTGTAAACTGTTTCTCGGTGATCGACCAATACAGATAACGATAGCGAGAGCGTTTCAATCGTTGAGCGTGTATGAACTTGGACAAGTGCTTTATCATCTCACAACCACTAACCCCAAGCCACTGGAGTATGTTTTCTTctagtaaatattatgataataattattattgtaccaAAATTTTATGGTACCTATCTATTTTGTTCTGTATTTTCATAAGTTAGCAAATGAGTAGTTAGGTGCGTGTAAGGTATTTATTGACTGCAtggatggcgtagttgtattgcgtaggTACACGGTAAGAGTTATGAGTATGAATACTGCGTAGTGGGCTGggattttctatcttaaaattactcagccGCCGCTTGGAGTAAGGAAGTTTCGCCTCCGTGCCTCGCATTGCCGTCTAACCAAACTAAGAGCGTGAAGGGACAGAGTGTGCACCTGAatgttgcgcacacacttgtgcactacataagtataatatttcctgcgttcAGATTGGCCACCGAGGTAGAAATTCGGCTAGtagggattttatttatttttatctattgacGTTTGATAAGTAATTTTCACCACCCTTATTTTCTAAAAGAATTGTGGATACACTGCTGGATTGAGAGAAAAGAAGTAGAGTTAAGGAATGACTTCGGGGTTTTTTGGTCTGCCGCCTATAATATTCAACTAAGTATATTTAGCTAAACGCACCAGTATCTAAGCCATCTCTTTTAGATTTGAAGTAGAAATTTTAGAACTTACTTATGGATAATTTAATTCTTCTAGTAAAGATCAACTAGAAAAATACAAAGATAAAGACTTTGTTCAAGCGCAATTTGAAGAGATCACTAGGGATGTGCCtgcatttaaaaagatatttcatGTATTTGTCGACGAGAGAGATAAGTGCCTTGCCTATTCTTTACAAGAATGTGTTCGTACTGGcaagtatttattttgacattttaatgtaatttaaataaccaTGGGAATGCCATAACTGTCACgaattatgtacataatttaaatcctactacttaatatttattacaaatgcaaaagattgtgaggatggatgtatggatgtatgtatgttcctctTTAACGAATAAAGTGTTgaactatactatataattcaaacaaacctacacaaaaaatatactgacaCGGTAAGCCTATTGTAGGCactaatatttaattctatgaGAATTGAGAAGTATTGTGTTaatgtaacattattattattatcaagatttaGAAGCAATTAAGATTCCTTGATTGCTTCTAAATCTAATTGTTTGAGTTACAAGTTAGgttcttttatttgctattgcTTTTGTTTAAGTAGTAGAGCATCCACGAGTATTGGCTGTGGTGGGCATGGGACATGTTGATGGAATTGCTAAGTACTACGGCAGAATGAAACAAGAGGATATTGTGCCTTtacttttgtaagtaaattCGTTTGTTTAAGATTTAGCCCGCGAAAACCTTTAGGTACCTAAGCAGTAAACTGCTAAACGaactaattttctttttaatttaagaaaacttcaACGTCCTCTATCATGCTGGGTGCCTTtaagacattttgttttaaatttgagtAATAGGTACTACTTTTGGACTTGTTTAGTTATGTATATTTAGGACATAGATACTTAACGTTCGTATTTTGTCGGTTTCACGTTTCGTTCGAAATTCACACCCAAGTTATCTTCTGTTACTTCAAGTTAACTATACCTATACCTAATTAGTGTCCGACTGAAGTTTCGTCTTTGGCCACCTTCGGCAAAAAAAACCATCTTCGGCACATATGGGCCGCAAGACCGCAGGTTCCTAGCAAGCGTCGAAATCgaccgaaataaataaataatcgttCATATTATTTTGGACTAAGTAattgcaatataatatattataccgtcaatataaataaacctttcaacgttaaagttttaatttaattgtaacttatAGCTAGGGCTTTCAATTTCGCAGTCTATCTTCAATCTATATATTTGCGAGATCTAATGTCATTTTCCAGTCCCGCGTGTTTCTAGATAATTATCCGTACAGGTTCCCCCGGGAATTGTGGAACTCATTTGGCATGTACTTATATAGCAGAAAAGAAGTTGaacattatatgttttattcgcaaacattttaaattgaatgcTGACCCTAGGAATTCTCGGTAGTGCGAGATTGGAAGACTTATTTGTAATCAATTTTGGACTAGGTAAAATTCTTGCGATATTTAAGCCTACGGATTCGGCCGAAGGTTGTAGTGATAGCCGTTTAATCGGTTTCGGCTTCGGTTGCAAATCGATCTCCGGTCGGATACTAAACGTTAAAAAATACGAAGGTTAAGTTACCTGGATTTAATCGACAACTACAGATTTAACTTAAGTTCTTTGTCGTTTAGTTCTACCCTCTACTATCGCTAAGCATTGGCGTTCAATTTCAACtatcacaatgtttattttttattttcagtgcCTAGGTTTTTTTTCATCGACACTTTACCAATACGTTATAGATAGTGTCCATAAAAAGGTGAGAAATTCCCAAAACTAAGTACCTaaccataaattttttttcaagcaTGTACGTAACTGAAATCGAATATTTTGAGGGACAGTtctactaaattaaaccaatgAATGAGTTTACAAAGTTTACTAGTACTTCACAAATTTTTGGAACCCAGTTTTTTAACGCAGCTTGCGATTTTGATGAGGGAGAATCACGTAAAACCGGAAATAAACCAACACCAAGGTGCACTCAGCCTGTACCTGACGCAAGGCCCCGTGCAGGGCAATAAAAACTGGGGCGAGGCTTCGAGCCGAGCAGAAAGCTCACGCGATCTATGCGATTTTAACTATTTCGTAGACATCATGTTAAAATAACGTCGTACATGGCATCTCGAGAGGCCCCTGTAAGCGCCGGACCTAGGGTGATTGCCTGTTTCATGATACCTATTTATTGCAACTTTTAGGTAAATACATgatttgctttaaaaatatacaaaacaaaatcgaGCAACAGCCCGGGATCTCGTGGTATACGGGGCCTTGTACGGTGCCTTAGCTGAAGACTTGTAGTTTTTCTTGTGGTGACTACGAAATTGTTGAAATAAGGAACCTTTTGCACGTGACCCAGAGCCTGGCGCCGTGCGTCGGTATAGCAGCCATTGCACCGAATACAAATCGTCAGTAAAATAATGACCACttgaaattacttatattaaatttttattccgtTCAGAgtataatagtttaatacaCGTTAGATCAAATTATCTATTATCTTTTAATCATAAGTAGGTACGCATACCtacttaggggccgttcaagtattacgtaacgcaatttggaggggagaGGGTTCtagtaaaacgttacgatgcgttacaggggcgggaggggggttTCGTACAAAGAGCTATGTAACatagttgtttaaaatttttaaaataaagatattttaacgATCTTCCGGTATTTTGCATGAAATTATTgtgattagaaaaaaaaaattagagttacgtaacttttggagggggggcGGGGCACAgtggaaaacgttacggcgcgttacatgggggggggggggggtcaaaaGTCTTCACAAATTGCGTTAGcctacgtaatacttgaacggcgcGAAGTcatataggtaattttttattttttatgccgTATAAGTagttccttattaaataaacctaggtatattttgatatattgttTCAGTCTACCACCTCCGCCAATATATTccataatattaagaaaaggAATGaagtacacattttattttttggtattctcTTTTTTTTATAGACTAATATTTGGCTaaataaagtgattttattaaagtgttatttattaagtatatcatCTGATTTTGTGTTAAAGAAAAATAGCCAggtatatattttctatgtaaGTTGGTCAGAATATGTAGATACATATATAGTATGGATACTAGTACGACGTGACTTGGCGTAAGATGCTAGTGGCTCTCTGCTATATCCTTGCTACGTATTAGGTATGGTGCGGATATTCGCATCCGTAACCGCTGAACTTCCGCATTAATTATGACATCCGCTTTTGCACATTAATCGAAACAGAATTACATTAGGAATGTGGATGTGTTTTTTTTCGAATGTATGCAGCATGAAACTTGGCGAAATAGGCCAAAAAAAATCGACATTGCACTCTGTATTGAATACTTACTAGCTTTAGCCCGCGACTCCGCGCGCTGGttttttttccagaataaatattttcctgagattaaatacttttattaggCTACTGCATATATAATAGCACTCAGGAGTCTGTgtttgtaatgtaattaatggatttttttaaaatctgtttagtaaGTATTTCCAGAGATTCGTCCCTACAAACTTTTtctctttatataatttttttttggaaaatattattaaataagtaaatcgAAGTATACATCATTGTTATCATCATTGTCATAGGAAGTTCATTGATCcctttactacaaaaaaaaacatggggGCGATAATCAATAAACTCTGAAGGCGGTTTGGACGACTCAGGGCCGTagctggggggggggggggggcattgtggggcaatgccctaccttaaaatactaatgccctacattaaaaatcaaataaattttacataactactcaatcaaaatatatggagcagcgggttttttatttcactatttggaagttggtcccatggTAAGAGTTGTTCAGATTTATGGGTGGAATAACCTCTTACaagatttaagggaattttgttataatttatatagtaccctaacaattatgtaagtattaacCTGACTCATTCACGTTGACAAGTCAAGAAAGCAAAAAATGATTGACCAGAttagatctagtaacatttttacttccgccctagTTGTAACCatagctgccctaccttaaattcaagtctagctacggccctgtttGGACTGCCTTATCGGAGTCGaatttttttccttataaaaaGGTATCCAAATGCCGAAAAGTGGTACAAAGTGGTAGTACCCACAGTGGATGTCGCAGACATACCAATTGCAGTTCCTTTAGTTTAGCGGCCGTCTGTAGTGCAATGTTTGGTCTAGCGTTGTCTTAAAGTAGCAGTGGCCTATAGAGATTGACCAGCCTAAGTTGTTTAGCCGCTAGTTCCTCCATCATAGTTTGCAATTGCTGACTATAGATATCTGCCGTAATCGTTtggccacattttaaaaattgtagtgAACAACACCGGCCCTAGTCAACCATACACTAAcaagtaatttttttagtagGTAATTTTTCGCTTGGGGCGTGCACCACCTCCGATAATCGCACAGGATCCACTTTTCATAGCAGGAAGTGATTCGATTTAAATCCTTTCAATATTGtgtatggaaaaatatgaagtattttacattggtgttttgctatttaacGGTAGCGCAAAAAGTTTTTAGATAAgcgcaaattatttatatgacaaTTTTTCCAAAGTCCGCTGTACCTATATAATCGTAGAAGTTTTTCCCACTCACGCCGAAGCCTGCAGCTAACTCTGAAGTGGTTTGTGGTGGATCCGCTTCAATAGCCTCTAATTCCTCATTATATACACCTTGGTTTCCGGCTGTCCACAGGGCTTATACTGAAGGTCGAAATTTCCAGAACGAAAACGTTGTAACTAAAACTGTATCGTGTTTTCTTTTCAATTACCAACACCATACACATCATTAATCCTTCGATCCTACTCATACTCGTAAATATGGCGATAATTCATGTTTTCCATTGTGTGATATGAAAAACGACAGAGAAAAAACTTATTAGGAAAAAACAAGTAAATGACTTTTTGAAACTCAATAAGTACATaagttaaatgcatttatataatattatgtattttaatgtggaattcttaaccaaagaggagatattaaacaataaaatcaaaagaAATGACTCATCTATTTTTATACCGCCTGTAGTTTCCtcagatataataaatattataagtaatttaaaaaataaaaatagtactggtccagatagagtatcaacaaaaataattaaaagtgttTCTCTAACAATAGCTGCTCCTCTTAGTCGCATTATTAACCTTTGTATACTTAAGGGAGTATTCCCATATAAATTAAAGCACtcaataataaatacctttaaaataaaaagaattgacCAAAAACCCTTGCATAAAAAAGAAgataaacaaataatgaaaaattatagaCCTATTGCTCATTTATCAGTCTTTTCAAAAATTTCGAGAAGGTAATTTATAATTCGTTTTATTGCTTTTTGGAGAAATTCAATATTCTTTGTGAAGAACAAAAaggttttagaaaaaataaaaacattgatagGGCCAtttttgactttttaaaaattatggtaGATAACGTAGACAATATTCATGGATATGACAAAAGCATTCGACTTTGTCAATCATGATTCTTCTACATAAATTGGAAGCTTATGGCATACGAGGTAATGCATTACAGCTTATATCGTCCTATTTAAGCAATAGAACTCAACATAGCGAAATAACAAAAATCTGTTCAATTTCTAAACTAGAAAAGACATATGCTTCTAATTCACGAAAAATTACATGTGGTATACCACAAGGAAGTGTCCTTGGgccacttttatttttaatatatattaacgaTTTgccacaatattatcagctattcttacaataagagaggttagaaataataataataatagcaggcagatgttcttttgttccctaatggtcccttgggtatttgggtattaatgagtacaaaaaaaagtattatgaaccttataaacacacgttctgatgacgttgcaatggacattgcttaacattgaatttcttaacattttcgctta from Manduca sexta isolate Smith_Timp_Sample1 unplaced genomic scaffold, JHU_Msex_v1.0 HiC_scaffold_2151, whole genome shotgun sequence includes these protein-coding regions:
- the LOC119191953 gene encoding traB domain-containing protein-like, whose protein sequence is MKQKTCFIARQLLRQGIKTTITYDPTKRFQIYFERQNSGLSQQLPVSATLLQSDKQATVVLLGTVHFSKQSVEDVTKIVKVLNPNAILVELCRQRVSLLELDDKKFLEDAKNFDSRKLKLVLSEFISTFSHVTL
- the LOC119191954 gene encoding traB domain-containing protein-like; amino-acid sequence: MDEKIPGCKLFLGDRPIQITIARAFQSLSVYELGQVLYHLTTTNPKPLDKDQLEKYKDKDFVQAQFEEITRDVPAFKKIFHVFVDERDKCLAYSLQECVRTVEHPRVLAVVGMGHVDGIAKYYGRMKQEDIVPLLFLPPPPIYSIILRKGMKYTFYFLVFSFFYRLIFG